In Rutidosis leptorrhynchoides isolate AG116_Rl617_1_P2 chromosome 2, CSIRO_AGI_Rlap_v1, whole genome shotgun sequence, one genomic interval encodes:
- the LOC139891086 gene encoding alpha-1,2-mannosyltransferase ALG9, with the protein MAALAPRRRRQSESDRLLPSTSSDPYTKVDKPPEKAEADVEKGLSWTFPIFALGLLRYMSATTNIIHDCDEVFNYWEPLHFLLYKSGFQTWEYSSQFALRSYLYILFHYMVGLPSSMLYNWLEDEKVRVFYAVRIFLGLLSVITEAALVVALSRKYGKRLACYTLAFLCLTSGCFFASTSFLPSSFSMYAISLSSALFLFGMHASAVAVAASGVILGWPFSILAFLPVTVYSLLRRFKQSFLSGAFVSVTLLALSLVVDYHYYGKWTSSVMNLLVYNVLGGGESHLYGTEGPLFYLKNGFNNFNIALVLALLFIAILPATKKKYAPDMLIVVSPVYIWLAFMSLQPHKEERFLYPIYPLICVAAAAVIETFPDFFYDRYRTEQSLLYKMAKYMRPLLVGLILCISHSRTFSIINGYAAPLEIYKHFEHHDDAGTGAVVCVGSEWHRFPSSFFIPEYVSEVRWIDDGFRGLLPFPFNSTLGGTSSAPPYFNNKNKASPEQFLQDVESCDFLVELQLQRPFLYRGSNLTKWEVVAALPYLDREFSPPLHRSFFIPYMWEEKNTFGIYKLLKKHKQQ; encoded by the exons ATGGCAGCGTTAGCACCAAGAAGAAGAAGACAGTCAGAATCCGATCGATTGTTGCCGTCCACGTCGTCCGATCCTTACACGAAAGTTGATAAACCGCCGGAAAAAGCAGAAGCTGACGTGGAAAAAGGCCTATCGTGGACATTTCCTATATTTGCCCTAGGTTTATTACGCTATATGAGTGCAACTACTAATATCATTCATGATTGTGATGAAGTCTTTAATTATTGGGAGCCACTTCACTTTCTTCTTTACAAATCAGGCTTTCAAACTTGGGAGTACAG TTCTCAGTTTGCATTGCGTTCGTACCTGTACATTCTTTTCCATTATATGGTGGGCTTGCCGTCTTCAATGTTGTATAATTGGCTTGAAGATGAAAAA GTAAGAGTATTTTATGCTGTGAGGATATTTCTTGGCCTTCTATCTGTTATAACTGAAGCTGCTTTGGTAGTAGCACTTTCCAGAAAATATGGAAAACGCCTTGCTTGTTACACACTCGCCTTTTTGTGTCTGACTAGCGGTTGCTTTTTCGCTAGCACAA GTTTTTTGCCAAGCTCCTTTTCAATGTATGCTATATCTCTCTCGTCAGCATTGTTTCTTTTTGGTATGCATGCCTCAGCTGTTGCGGTTGCAGCAAGTGGTGTTATTCTTGGTTGGCCATTTTCAATCCTTGCTTTTCTTCCGGTTACAGTTTACTCTCTACTTAGAAGGTTCAAACAGTCATTTCTCTCAGGAGCATTCGTTTCTGTCACCCTTTTG GCTCTGTCACTAGTTGTGGACTACCATTACTATGGAAAGTGGACATCGTCTGTTATGAATTTGTTGGTGTACAATGTTTTAGGAGGTGGTGAGAGTCATTTGTATGGAACAGAAGGGCCATTATTCTACTTAAAAAATGGATTTAATAACTTCAATATTGCTCTTGTTCTCGCATTGCTCTTCATAGCTATTTTACCGGCTACAAAGAAGAAGTATGCACCTGACATGTTAATTGTCGTGTCTCCTGTTTATATCTGGTTGGCGTTCATGTCTTTGCAGCCACACAAAGAAGAAAG ATTCCTGTATCCCATATACCCCCTTATATGTGTTGCTGCTGCAGCTGTGATTGAGACCTTTCCTGATTTTTTTTACGATCGTTATAGAACCGAACAATCTCTGCTCTACAAG ATGGCTAAATACATGAGACCGTTACTTGTTGGCCTAATTCTATGCATTTCTCACTCGAGGACATTCTCAATCATAAATGGTTATGCAGCTCCATTAGAAATTTACAAGCACTTTGAACATCACGATGATGCTGGAACAG GTGCGGTGGTGTGCGTTGGAAGTGAATGGCATCGATTTCCTTCTTCGTTCTTTATTCCAGAGTATGTAAGTGAAGTAAGGTGGATAGATGACGGCTTCCGGGGCCTACTACCATTCCCGTTCAATTCAACCTTGGGTGGAACTTCATCAGCACCACCTTATTTTAACAATAAAAACAAGGCATCACCTGAACAATTT CTTCAAGACGTTGAAAGCTGTGATTTTCTTGTTGAGCTGCAGCTTCAAAGACCCTTTCTTTATAGAGGCAGTAACTTGACGAAGTGGGAG GTGGTTGCAGCGTTACCTTACCTAGATAGGGAATTTTCACCCCCTTTACACCGATCTTTCTTCATACCATATATGTGGGAGGAGAAAAACACGTTTGGCATCTACAAGTTGTTGAAGAAACACAAGCAACAATAA